From one Chanodichthys erythropterus isolate Z2021 chromosome 3, ASM2448905v1, whole genome shotgun sequence genomic stretch:
- the LOC137004470 gene encoding ATP-dependent RNA helicase DDX42-like, translated as NEQVSGAAPPKPATSFAHFGFDEQLMHQIRKSEYTQPTPIQCQGVPISLSGRDMIGIAKTGSGKTVAFIWPMLVHIMDQKELEPGEGPIAVIVCPTRELCQQIHAECKRFGKVYGLRSVAVYGGGSMWEQAKALQEGAEIAVCTPVFLVNNDRILAFWAELFLLRNKSTIELPCLKLNLHYTEYQVRSIASHVRPDRQTLLFSATFRKKIEKLARDILIDPIRVVQGDIGEANEDVTQIVEVLLSGKEKWGWLTRRLVEFTSAGSVLVFVTKKANCEELATNLNQEGYSLGLLHGDMDQSERNKVIADFKKKNLPILVATDVAARGLDIPSIRTVVNYDVARDIDTHTHRIGRTGRAGEKGVAYTLLTTKDTSFAGDLVRNLEGANQSVSKDLMDLAMQNPWFRKSRFKGGKGKKINIGGGGLGYRERPGLGSESTERSSSGGAALGNYEAYKPSTGAMGDRMSALKQAFQAQYKNHFVAASGVPPKLTTKSSSSSGWTSAGSLSSLPSGAPEGPDRPHLPYSPTSSSSFSSMAPPPALSSGTKMSGFSSAGSLSSVSDSYSSSSSKEGSRSDRNADDRGRHGDSHYRHGDRHSGVDRDRYGERDRYSDRDRHGDSRNGEGSHRDREGRSERDGGERSGTHKDSFAVPDPPKRKKSRWDN; from the exons AATGAACAGGTTTCAGGTGCAGCCCCTCCTAAGCCAGCTACCAGTTTTGCCCACTTTGGATTTGATGAACAGCTTATGCACCAGATCCGTAAATCCGAGTACACTCAACCCACACCCATCCAGTGCCAG GGTGTTCCCATATCTTTGAGTGGTAGAGACATGATTGGCATTGCCAAAACCGGCAGCGGAAAGACGGTAGCTTTTATTTGGCCAATGCTGGTGCACATCATGGACCAGAAGGAGCTGGAGCCGGGAGAAGGACCCATTGCTGTGATTGTCTGCCCCACCAGAGAGCTGTGTCAACAG ATCCATGCCGAATGCAAGCGCTTCGGGAAGGTATATGGCCTCCGCTCAGTGGCAGTGTATGGAGGCGGCAGCATGTGGGAACAAGCCAAAGCTCTACAGGAAGGGGCTGAAATTGCTGTCTGCACCCCA GTGTTTCTtg taaataatgatagaattttgGCATTTTGGgctgaactattccttttaaGAAACAAAAGTACAATTGAGCTGCCTTGTCTTAAATTGAATCTGCATTATACAGAATACCAAGTGAGATCCATTGCCAGCCACGTCAGACCTGATCGACAGA CTCTCTTATTCAGTGCAACATTTCGGAAGAAAATTGAAAAGCTGGCACGAGATATTTTGATCGACCCCATCCGTGTTGTGCAGGGTGACATAGGAGAG GCTAATGAAGATGTCACTCAGATAGTGGAGGTACTGCTGTCTGGGAAAGAGAAGTGGGGTTGGCTGACGCGCAGGCTGGTGGAGTTTACCTCCGCTGGCTCAGTGCTGGTCTTTGTCACTAAAAAGGCTAACTGCGAGGAGCTGGCTACAAATTTGAATCAGGAAGGTTATAGCCTGGGACTGCTCCATGGAGATATGGATCAGAGTGAGAGGAACAAAGTAATTGCTGACTTTAAGAAGAAGAATCTGCCCATATTGGTAGCTACTGATGTTGCTG CTCGCGGGTTGGATATTCCATCTATCCGTACAGTCGTGAACTACGACGTAGCACGAGacattgacacacacacacatcgaaTTGGTAGAACAGGTCGTGCAGGAGAGAAAGGTGTAGCTTACACCCTGCTCACCACTAAAGACACTTCATTTGCTGGTGACCTGGTTCGCAATTTAGAGGGAGCCAATCAGAGTGTTTCAAAGGACCTGATGGACCTGGCAATGCAG AATCCCTGGTTCAGGAAATCCCGCTTTAAGGGTGGGAAAGGGAAGAAGATAAATATTGGAGGTGGAGGCCTGGGTTACAGGGAGAGACCTGGCCTTGGATCTGAATCTACT GAGCGCAGTAGTAGTGGCGGTGCTGCTCTTGGTAACTATGAGGCCTACAAACCCTCAACTGGAGCCATGGGAGACCGTATGTCTGCCCTGAAGCAAGCATTTcag GCTCAGTATAAAAACCACTTTGTGGCGGCATCTGGTGTTCCACCTAAACTTACCACAAAGTCCAGCAGCTCTTCTGGGTGGACCAGTGCAGGAAGTCTAAGCTCTTTGCCTTCAGGAGCACCTGAGGGGCCTGACAGACCCCACCTGCCCTACTCGCCAACGTCCTCTTCCTCATTTTCCTCCATGGCGCCGCCCCCTGCCCTCAGCTCAGGCACCAAAATGAGTGGCTTCAGTAGCGCGGGCTCCCTGAGCTCAGTTTCAGACTCTTACTCTAGCTCTTCTTCAAAAGAGGGGTCCCGTAGCGATAGGAATGCTGACGACAGGGGTCGTCATGGAGATAGTCATTATCGTCATGGTGATAGGCATAGTGGGGTAGACCGTGATCGCTACGGGGAAAGGGACCGCTACAGTGACAGAGATCGTCATGGCGATAGCCGAAACGGTGAAGGGAGCCATAGGGACAGAGAGGGACGGTCAGAACGAGATGGAGGGGAAAGGTCAGGGACTCATAAGGACAGCTTTGCAGTTCCTGATCCTCCCAAACGTAAGAAAAGCAGATGGGATAATTAA